The following DNA comes from Nocardia sp. XZ_19_385.
GCGACGAGACGACGGGCGAGTTCGGTGCGTACATACACGTTCGGCTGTATGTGCCGTTGGTGGCTACAGCCTGGCTAAATGGCCAATTCCGGGCGACGAGTACCGGCGACCCTTGTGTGGTTACGTGCATCTCTGTATGTTTGTGACAGTTCGGTCCGCACGGATCGCTCAACGTCGTCCGCCAGCGGGGTGTGGACGACCAGGAACCTGAGGAGTTCGATGACGAACAAGGTCTACGTCGTCGGCGTCGGCATGACGAAGTTCGAGAAGCCGGGCCGCCGCAAGAACGAAGACGGCAGCGACTGGGACTACCCGGACATGGCGCGGGAGTCGGGCACCAAGGCGCTCGCCGACGCCGGGATCGACTACCGCGAGGTCGAGCAGGCCTACGTCGGCTACGTCTACGGCGAATCCACCTCCGGTCAGCGCGCGGTCTACGAACTGGGCATGACCGGCATCCCGGTGGTCAACGTCAACAACAACTGCTCCACCGGATCCACCGCGCTTTACCTTGCGGCGCAGGCGATTCGGGGCGGGCTCGCCGAATGCACCCTCGCCCTGGGCTTCGAGAAGATGCAGCCCGGCTCGCTCGGCTCCACCTGGGACGACCGGGAACAGCCGATGGCCAAGCACATCATGGCGCTCGCCGAGATCTCCGAGGTGCTGTTCCCGGTGGCGCCGTGGATGTTCGGCGCGGCCGGCCGCGAGCACATGAAGCAGTACGGCACCACGCTCGAGCACTTCGCCAAGATCGGCTACAAGAACCACAAGCACTCGGTCAACAACCCGTATTCGCAGTTCCAGGACGCGTACTCGCTCGAGGACATCCTGAGCTCGCGGATGATCTACGAGCCGCTGACCAAGCTGCAGTGCTCGCCGACCTCCGACGGGTCCGGCGCGGTCATCCTGGCCAGCGAAGACTTCGTGAATAAGCACGATCTCGCGGCTCAGGCAGTGGAGATCGTCGGCCAGACCATGACCACCGACTTCGCCTCCACCTTCGACGGCACCGCCAAGAACCTGATCGGCTACGACATGAATGTCCAGGCCGCGCGCAAGGTGTACGACCAGGCCGGGCTGGGCGCCGAGGACTTCCAG
Coding sequences within:
- a CDS encoding lipid-transfer protein → MTNKVYVVGVGMTKFEKPGRRKNEDGSDWDYPDMARESGTKALADAGIDYREVEQAYVGYVYGESTSGQRAVYELGMTGIPVVNVNNNCSTGSTALYLAAQAIRGGLAECTLALGFEKMQPGSLGSTWDDREQPMAKHIMALAEISEVLFPVAPWMFGAAGREHMKQYGTTLEHFAKIGYKNHKHSVNNPYSQFQDAYSLEDILSSRMIYEPLTKLQCSPTSDGSGAVILASEDFVNKHDLAAQAVEIVGQTMTTDFASTFDGTAKNLIGYDMNVQAARKVYDQAGLGAEDFQVIELHDCFSANELLLYEALGLCGEGEAGKLIDENQTTYGGKWVVNPSGGLISKGHPLGATGLAQCSELTWQLRGTADKRQVDNVTAALQHNIGLGGAAVVTAYQRADR